The Vanessa atalanta chromosome 6, ilVanAtal1.2, whole genome shotgun sequence region GCTATTTGGTAATATTCTGGATTCAAATATGActcattaattgtttttttttattacagcatACAGACATGTCTGAAGAGATGCGGATTGAAGCTGTTGAATTATCAGTAACAGCTTGCGAAAAGTTTTCCCAGAACAATGAAATGGCCGCTCGTATGGTTAAAGAGTCCATGGATAAAAAATTTGGTCCAGCTTTCCACGTGGTCGTCGGCGAGAGTTACGGTTTCGAAATAACTTATGAGTGCACAACAATATGTTACATGTATTTCGGCGGTAACCAGGCTATTTGTATTTGGAAGTGTTCGTGAGTGACATTCTTTCTTttgtagaaatattttcaaagattcgTCACGTTTGCCGTCTCGGATCTAACCGGTTTCTTGTGCTGAaactaatatgaatataatgtatCAATTATTCAAGCGTTTTaaagtgtattaaaattatctgtGCTTTAAAAGAAAGACCTTACCGTTCTCATGAAgggaaacattattattatagtctatTTCAATAGCATATGAAAAGGAATCTAAAAGATCGATATCGCCTATAAGATTATAATTGCATTTTCATTGTCTTtcaattacgtaatattttaaaacataaaataaaaactttacaataaactaaacaaataaaccCATCTCTTGTTGATATTTCAGCATATtctgtttaatttatgaa contains the following coding sequences:
- the LOC125064621 gene encoding dynein axonemal light chain 4, which translates into the protein MAEEGAATGGAVAEKVVHTYPLIRHTDMSEEMRIEAVELSVTACEKFSQNNEMAARMVKESMDKKFGPAFHVVVGESYGFEITYECTTICYMYFGGNQAICIWKCS